The uncultured Dysgonomonas sp. genome contains the following window.
GTCTGTAGTAGGGACAGCATGTACCTGTTCAGCTAAGACGAATGCAGACTCCAAAGTGCGGCTATAAACTTGTATAATATCAAAGGATTTTTTATACAGTTCTGTAGCCAGATGGGTTGCTACATTTCCGGCACCTATGAATACGACTTTCATCAGTTTTTCTTTGCGGTGAGTACCATTGCTACACCTGCTATGATCAGACCTAGTGGTACTATCAGATTGGAATAGTCACTTAGCCATCCGAAAAACAAGTCGGCATTGAGTATGATGCCTATCCCCAGAAATATCCAGCCAAGGATCTTTTTGGGTTGTGTAATCAGAAATACGATTCCTCCTATAAGGAAGAATACACCGACACTAATAAGTTTCTGCCCGTAAGGTATCTGTCTGAGAAACCCTAGCTTGTCTAATAAGAATAATACCCCGAAGATGAGGATGGTTATTCCGTAAGATAGGCGGTCGTTGGATGCTTTATTCGAACTTGTTGCCATAATTTATTCGGCTAATTGGTCTATATTAAATTTACCGATATGTATCTTCTCCCATTGCAGTTTTTCCTGATCGAATGGCGGACGCTCCTGAGCTTTGTGTCCTATTGCTATTACAGATAAGACCTGAAGTTGTAACGGGATATCGAATAGTTCCCTGATATATTCATCAGATGGAGTGTCGCTCATCGTATGTCGTTGGCGTATTTGTACCCAGCAGCTACCCAAGCCTAAGTCTTCGGCTTGTAACTGTATCATAATGGATGCTATAGAAGAGTCTTCTATCCAGACATCACTGGTCAGAGGATCGGCTAATACAACAATAGCCAAAGCGCATCCGGCAATCAGTCTGCTACTCGATTTTTTGCAATACGACAGTTTATCCAGCATTTCCTTATCTTCTACCAAAAGGAATTGCCACGGATTGGCACTTTTGGAAGCAGGGGACATTAATGCGGCCTTCATTATTGTTTCCACCTGTTCCGGGCTAAGCGGCTCGTCCGTAAATTTACGAGTGCTGCGCCGGCTTATTATTAATTGTTGAA
Protein-coding sequences here:
- a CDS encoding nitroreductase family protein, which encodes MTDFQQLIISRRSTRKFTDEPLSPEQVETIMKAALMSPASKSANPWQFLLVEDKEMLDKLSYCKKSSSRLIAGCALAIVVLADPLTSDVWIEDSSIASIMIQLQAEDLGLGSCWVQIRQRHTMSDTPSDEYIRELFDIPLQLQVLSVIAIGHKAQERPPFDQEKLQWEKIHIGKFNIDQLAE